A region from the Mustela erminea isolate mMusErm1 chromosome 10, mMusErm1.Pri, whole genome shotgun sequence genome encodes:
- the TMEM61 gene encoding transmembrane protein 61 isoform X2, producing the protein MPSCSGYEVLEIGPALKTECSEKQKPVTSRKYTSIKAPPNTEPACLFTLTTVTCWCRMDTQTCDASRAASALRYGMTVSGMVLLVAGTLCFAWWSEGDAGAQPGQPAPPTGHPVPEAPSPLLRSVSFFCCGTGGLLLLFGLLWSIKASTQGPPRWDPYHLSRDLYYLTVEPSEKESYRLPVVAAIPTYEEAICCPLAEGPPTPPVDPMQESLKDSASWDALLGTQHPPQPPNYESITGAVHDISGETAPGTTGSCPGPAQTAGGEG; encoded by the exons ATGCCTTCCTGCTCAGGATATGAGGTCCTGGAGATAGGGCCTGCTCTCAAGACTGAGTGCTCTGAGAAGCAAAAGCCAGTTACTTCCAGGAAGTATACA agCATCAAGGCTCCTCCTAACACCGAGCCTGCCTGTCTCTTCACCTTGACTACAGTGACTTGCTGGTGCAGAATGGACACCCAG ACGTGTGACGCCAGCCGAGCGGCCTCCGCGCTACGTTATGGCATGACGGTCAGCGGCATGGTGCTTCTGGTAGCTGGGACACTCTGTTTTGCTTGGTGGAGTGAAGGAGATGCAGGTGCTCAGCCTGGCCAGCCGGCCCCACCCACTGGGCACCCTGTGCCTGAGGCCCCCAGTCCCCTGCTCAGGTCAGTCAGCTTCTTCTGCTGTGGCACAGGGGGCCTGCTACTACTCTTCGGCCTGCTGTGGTCCATCAAGGCCAGCACCCAGGGGCCTCCCCGCTGGGACCCGTATCACCTCTCCAGAGACCTGTACTACCTCACTGTGGAGCCCTCGGAGAAGGAGAGCTACAG GCTCCCAGTGGTGGCTGCCATCCCCACTTACGAGGAGGCCATATGCTGCCCACTCGCCGAGGGGCCCCCGACACCACCCGTGGACCCCATGCAGGAAAGCCTGAAGGACAGTGCCTCTTGGGATGCCCTGCTCGGGACCCAGCACCCCCCACAGCCGCCCAACTACGAAAGCATCACTGGTGCCGTGCACGACATCTCTGGAGAGACAGCTCCTGGCACGACGGGCTCCTGTCCAGGCCCGGCTCAGACTGCGGGCGGGGAAGGGTAA
- the TMEM61 gene encoding transmembrane protein 61 isoform X1, with protein sequence MPSCSGYEVLEIGPALKTECSEKQKPVTSRKYTTRGIAVLGIVSPSVPVPGPRLTTCLPMASSETCDASRAASALRYGMTVSGMVLLVAGTLCFAWWSEGDAGAQPGQPAPPTGHPVPEAPSPLLRSVSFFCCGTGGLLLLFGLLWSIKASTQGPPRWDPYHLSRDLYYLTVEPSEKESYRLPVVAAIPTYEEAICCPLAEGPPTPPVDPMQESLKDSASWDALLGTQHPPQPPNYESITGAVHDISGETAPGTTGSCPGPAQTAGGEG encoded by the exons ATGCCTTCCTGCTCAGGATATGAGGTCCTGGAGATAGGGCCTGCTCTCAAGACTGAGTGCTCTGAGAAGCAAAAGCCAGTTACTTCCAGGAAGTATACA ACCCGAGGGATAGCAGTCCTGGGGATCGTGTCGCCCTCGGTCCCTGTGCCTGGACCACGCCTGACTACCTGCCTCCCGATGGCTTCCTCTGAG ACGTGTGACGCCAGCCGAGCGGCCTCCGCGCTACGTTATGGCATGACGGTCAGCGGCATGGTGCTTCTGGTAGCTGGGACACTCTGTTTTGCTTGGTGGAGTGAAGGAGATGCAGGTGCTCAGCCTGGCCAGCCGGCCCCACCCACTGGGCACCCTGTGCCTGAGGCCCCCAGTCCCCTGCTCAGGTCAGTCAGCTTCTTCTGCTGTGGCACAGGGGGCCTGCTACTACTCTTCGGCCTGCTGTGGTCCATCAAGGCCAGCACCCAGGGGCCTCCCCGCTGGGACCCGTATCACCTCTCCAGAGACCTGTACTACCTCACTGTGGAGCCCTCGGAGAAGGAGAGCTACAG GCTCCCAGTGGTGGCTGCCATCCCCACTTACGAGGAGGCCATATGCTGCCCACTCGCCGAGGGGCCCCCGACACCACCCGTGGACCCCATGCAGGAAAGCCTGAAGGACAGTGCCTCTTGGGATGCCCTGCTCGGGACCCAGCACCCCCCACAGCCGCCCAACTACGAAAGCATCACTGGTGCCGTGCACGACATCTCTGGAGAGACAGCTCCTGGCACGACGGGCTCCTGTCCAGGCCCGGCTCAGACTGCGGGCGGGGAAGGGTAA
- the TMEM61 gene encoding transmembrane protein 61 isoform X3: protein MPSCSGYEVLEIGPALKTECSEKQKPVTSRKYTTCDASRAASALRYGMTVSGMVLLVAGTLCFAWWSEGDAGAQPGQPAPPTGHPVPEAPSPLLRSVSFFCCGTGGLLLLFGLLWSIKASTQGPPRWDPYHLSRDLYYLTVEPSEKESYRLPVVAAIPTYEEAICCPLAEGPPTPPVDPMQESLKDSASWDALLGTQHPPQPPNYESITGAVHDISGETAPGTTGSCPGPAQTAGGEG from the exons ATGCCTTCCTGCTCAGGATATGAGGTCCTGGAGATAGGGCCTGCTCTCAAGACTGAGTGCTCTGAGAAGCAAAAGCCAGTTACTTCCAGGAAGTATACA ACGTGTGACGCCAGCCGAGCGGCCTCCGCGCTACGTTATGGCATGACGGTCAGCGGCATGGTGCTTCTGGTAGCTGGGACACTCTGTTTTGCTTGGTGGAGTGAAGGAGATGCAGGTGCTCAGCCTGGCCAGCCGGCCCCACCCACTGGGCACCCTGTGCCTGAGGCCCCCAGTCCCCTGCTCAGGTCAGTCAGCTTCTTCTGCTGTGGCACAGGGGGCCTGCTACTACTCTTCGGCCTGCTGTGGTCCATCAAGGCCAGCACCCAGGGGCCTCCCCGCTGGGACCCGTATCACCTCTCCAGAGACCTGTACTACCTCACTGTGGAGCCCTCGGAGAAGGAGAGCTACAG GCTCCCAGTGGTGGCTGCCATCCCCACTTACGAGGAGGCCATATGCTGCCCACTCGCCGAGGGGCCCCCGACACCACCCGTGGACCCCATGCAGGAAAGCCTGAAGGACAGTGCCTCTTGGGATGCCCTGCTCGGGACCCAGCACCCCCCACAGCCGCCCAACTACGAAAGCATCACTGGTGCCGTGCACGACATCTCTGGAGAGACAGCTCCTGGCACGACGGGCTCCTGTCCAGGCCCGGCTCAGACTGCGGGCGGGGAAGGGTAA